The bacterium genome has a segment encoding these proteins:
- a CDS encoding FAD-dependent oxidoreductase, giving the protein MRIAVIGGGLIGLCAAYHLDKRGAEVVVLERDRVGAACSAGNAGWITPSLSMPVPSPELRAISLRWLLRPGSPLYIKPSALPRLAPWLWRFWRHCNQKSFEHGRQALAALGADIMDEFDELESEGLEFEQRRSGLLMVFTERSSMDAELKLLDKAGYGPLELLSRDELHAREPALAGHHIGAIHVLPERHLRPEKLCAQIAQRLRSSGVDIREDVEVRGLTFEGDRASGLETSGGTLHGDRFLIATGAEAARLGRLCGTKLPIQAGKGYSVTVDDPTTEIDTPIYLDEAKIGVAPFSGALRLAGTMEFSGVNLRLDRRRIAAFRRAAEREIPGVFEGGEVRDWVGMRPLTPDGLPVIGVLPKKDNVFIASGHQMVGLKLAPSTGRALSELIVDGASSVDLEPFAPGRFSR; this is encoded by the coding sequence ATGCGAATCGCCGTGATCGGTGGAGGCCTGATCGGCCTGTGCGCCGCCTACCACCTCGATAAGCGGGGCGCAGAGGTCGTGGTGCTCGAGCGCGACCGAGTCGGAGCCGCCTGTTCTGCCGGTAACGCCGGCTGGATCACACCTTCACTCTCGATGCCGGTACCGAGCCCGGAGCTGCGCGCGATCTCTCTGCGCTGGCTCCTGCGACCCGGCAGCCCCCTCTACATCAAGCCGAGCGCACTGCCCAGGCTCGCGCCCTGGCTGTGGAGATTCTGGCGGCACTGCAACCAGAAGTCCTTCGAGCACGGCCGCCAGGCCCTGGCCGCGCTCGGCGCCGACATCATGGACGAGTTCGACGAACTGGAGTCCGAGGGTCTCGAGTTCGAGCAGCGGCGCTCCGGCCTGTTGATGGTTTTCACCGAGCGCAGCTCGATGGATGCCGAGTTGAAGCTGCTCGACAAGGCGGGATACGGCCCGCTCGAACTGCTCAGTCGGGACGAGCTGCATGCTCGCGAGCCGGCGCTCGCGGGTCACCACATCGGCGCGATTCACGTCCTGCCCGAGCGCCACCTTCGCCCCGAGAAACTCTGCGCCCAGATCGCGCAACGGCTTCGGAGCTCCGGTGTGGACATTCGAGAGGACGTCGAGGTTCGCGGCCTCACTTTCGAGGGTGACCGGGCCAGCGGTCTCGAGACCAGCGGCGGGACTCTTCACGGCGACCGGTTCCTTATCGCCACGGGCGCCGAGGCCGCCCGACTTGGCCGCCTGTGCGGCACCAAGCTACCGATTCAAGCCGGCAAGGGCTACAGCGTCACGGTGGACGACCCGACCACCGAGATCGACACCCCGATCTACCTCGACGAGGCCAAGATCGGGGTCGCTCCGTTCAGCGGCGCTCTGCGCCTCGCCGGAACGATGGAGTTCTCGGGCGTCAATCTGCGACTCGATCGGCGCAGAATCGCTGCCTTTCGGCGAGCCGCGGAGCGAGAGATCCCGGGCGTCTTCGAAGGCGGTGAGGTACGGGACTGGGTGGGTATGAGGCCGCTTACCCCGGACGGCCTGCCGGTCATCGGCGTCTTGCCGAAAAAGGACAATGTGTTCATCGCCAGCGGACACCAGATGGTCGGACTCAAGCTCGCGCCCAGCACCGGACGCGCCCTGAGCGAGCTGATCGTCGACGGCGCCTCCAGCGTGGATCTCGAGCCCTTCGCCCCCGGCCGCTTCTCGCGCTAG